Proteins encoded in a region of the Trypanosoma brucei gambiense DAL972 chromosome 6, complete sequence genome:
- a CDS encoding FG-GAP repeat protein, putative, with protein MSLQTNCYSMRTAFQLSLNASLNEGLAAIGRFDGKTPSLVCATNTRQVIVHTHDTSNPLAAHREDASVAPLRTFNFGKALTALATGPIGGRYENEGVDALFLGEANSLLAYDVERNCEYYYKQVEDGVSAVVGGVVGPTAKSGPAPLAIVGGDCAISGFNSSGEEVFSTITGDRVTALMLMPWPDAGVCASTSTLNGSPALVAASEDFELRVFDGEEPITSVGLADRVHSLVYSGVPGRFAYLSNSGTVGIYDRCERLYRLKDNQRPVSAAFCDVDMDGVPELIIGWNNGRVEVRSGDGNEGTVLCKETFDAPISSVLVDDYRQNGQPLPIICTVDGTVCGLQLTGTMGRHEAMVAQREGALKLDMLMREKQALEKELANVKEQLVRQKSGRTDVTLPKVGTGVDCKLQPNSQTGKLDVVFSVINGQQDTIIYACILSSEAMFPEKGHILFMPQDPLPTLVCGLDVPRGPEVTLKASVMVGSTNAVNYQVHEVDVVVPKFVMCRLWPNEWCRGSFSEPTGSVTLQLSKDFDFGSVSLWLQKTFDVPLDRIPDTASDFSVPFVDLQDRSGLVIRGILSRCELQICGNSMDICSILVESFATTCVTEATSRCDFPEDFQQLQETVERVIDLDKVRQKLSDDIAEAATNIKPLLVRAEDSRLISDIVSMRRHYSQLYELDKELIDENLKLSNNFKELKSALKRLNGFIAKAGKLRIGRARTQLVAECRECVKASNMQSVINLIRTGEK; from the coding sequence ATGAGTCTTCAGACAAACTGCTACTCCATGCGGACTGCCTTTCAGTTAAGCCTCAACGCATCACTCAATGAAGGTTTGGCTGCGATTGGGCGCTTCGACGGGAAAACACCATCACTTGTGTGTGCGACGAATACCCGTCAGGTTATTGTTCATACGCATGACACAAGCAACCCCCTAGCGGCTCACCGTGAGGATGCTTCGGTAGCTCCGCTTCGGACTTTTAACTTTGGTAAGGCACTAACTGCATTGGCAACTGGACCAATAGGTGGGAGATATGAGAATGAAGGCGTTGATGCACTGTTTCTTGGTGAAGCGAACTCTTTGTTAGCATATGACGTAGAGCGCAACTgcgaatattattataaacagGTGGAAGATGGCGTGAGTGCGGTAGTGGGTGGTGTTGTGGGCCCAACAGCAAAGAGCGGACCCGCTCCACTGGCAATTGTGGGTGGGGACTGCGCAATCAGCGGCTTCAACTCAAGTGGAGAGGAGGTGTTTTCCACCATAACGGGTGACAGAGTGACCGCGTTAATGCTTATGCCCTGGCCAGACGCGGGCGTGTGCGCTTCAACATCAACGCTGAATGGCTCACCGGCGTTAGTTGCGGCATCAGAGGATTTTGAACTACGCGTGTTTGACGGTGAGGAGCCGATCACAAGTGTTGGTCTTGCAGACCGTGTGCATAGTTTGGTGTACAGTGGTGTACCGGGCCGGTTTGCGTATCTTTCAAATAGTGGTACCGTTGGCATATACGACAGATGTGAGCGTTTATACCGATTGAAGGATAATCAGCGACCGGtatctgctgctttttgtgaTGTGGATATGGATGGCGTGCCGGAGCTCATCATCGGTTGGAACAATGGAAGGGTAGAGGTGCGCAGCGGAGACGGAAACGAGGGGACTGTTCTTTGTAAGGAAACATTTGACGCACCAATAAGTTCTGTTCTGGTAGACGACTACCGCCAGAACGGGCAACCGTTGCCGATCATATGTACGGTTGATGGAACGGTGTGTGGCTTACAACTGACTGGTACGATGGGAAGGCACGAAGCGATGGTTGCGCAGCGGGAAGGGGCGCTTAAGCTTGATATGTTGATGAGGGAGAAGCAAGCGCTCGAGAAGGAGTTAGCAAATGTGAAGGAGCAGCTAGTGAGGCAGAAGAGTGGTAGGACGGATGTGACTTTACCGAAGGTTGGAACCGGTGTGGATTGCAAATTACAGCCAAACTCGCAAACCGGGAAGCTTGATGTGGTTTTCAGTGTAATCAACGGTCAACAAGATACCATAATTTACGCTTGTATCCTCAGTAGTGAGGCTATGTTTCCGGAAAAAGGGCACATTCTCTTTATGCCACAGGATCCACTGCCTACACTCGTTTGCGGACTTGATGTTCCACGGGGCCCGGAGGTGACACTTAAGGCATCCGTTATGGTTGGTTCTACCAACGCAGTTAATTACCAAGTACATGAAGTCGATGTTGTAGTCCCGAAGTTTGTCATGTGCAGGTTGTGGCCAAATGAGTGGTGTAGGGGATCCTTCTCAGAACCCACAGGAAGCGTTACTTTGCAGCTATCAAAGGATTTTGACTTCGGTAGCGTGTCGCTGTGGCTTCAAAAAACGTTTGACGTACCGTTGGATCGTATTCCGGATACTGCGAGCGATTTTTCTGTTCCTTTTGTGGATCTGCAGGACCGCTCCGGATTGGTGATTCGGGGAATTCTCAGTAGATGTGAGTTGCAGATATGTGGTAACTCCATGGATATATGCAGCATCCTTGTCGAAAGTTTTGCTACGACATGTGTTACTGAGGCAACGTCCCGTTGTGATTTTCCGGAGGACTTCCAGCAACTGCAGGAGACGGTTGAACGTGTTATAGATCTTGATAAGGTGCGGCAGAAACTGAGTGATGACATAGCGGAAGCTGCAACAAACATAAAACCGTTGCTTGTGAGGGCTGAAGATTCGAGGCTGATATCGGACATTGTTAGCATGCGTCGCCACTACTCCCAACTGTATGAACTTGACAAGGAACTTATTGATGAAAACTTGAAGCTGTCCAACAATTTTAAAGAATTGAAAAGCGCTTTGAAGCGTCTCAATGGGTTTATCGCGAAGGCGGGTAAGCTACGTATCGGCAGGGCGAGAACACAACTTGTAGCCGAGTGCCGTGAATGCGTAAAGGCAAGTAACATGCAGTCGGTGATTAATCTCATTCGTACTGGCGAAAAGTGA
- a CDS encoding aspartyl-tRNA synthetase, putative has translation MSDPAQSDNTGANEATTANAPKSTNKKQNEKEARKAARLAEEAAKAAEKAALLLRFADVFGAAPLVQSKTYGSRKFTDIAVLSKDDADRVVTIRARVDTTRKKGKLAFTVLRDGVHSLQAMAAVSEEVPKEMVDFIGQLPCESVVDVEGTVCIAAQPITSTSQQDIELRINRIHVVSEALRVLPFTLADASRREDEEGIKINFDTRLACRWLDLRSPASNAIFRIQSRVGQYFRQFLIDSEFVEIHSPKIIATASEGGANVFKLGYFNRDAYLAQSPQLYKQIALQGDLKRVFEVGPVFRAENSNTHRHLTEFVGLDVEMRINEHYYEVLDLAEELFCHMFERLSGHNAELEAIKRQYPFEPLVWQMSAERMKELGVGAIEEDTEPTDTYKARVRNSNLRMLRINYPDCVALLNTVLETKLDPTDDINTTNEKLLGKLVKERYGVDFFISDRFPSAARPFYTMPCPNDERFTNSFDMFIRGEEISSGAQRIHDASLLLQRAQSLQVDLGPVSDYVDSFRLGAWPHGGFGVGLERVVMLYLGLHNVRLTSLFPRDPQRVTP, from the coding sequence ATGTCGGACCCCGCTCAATCAGACAACACGGGCGCCAATGAAGCAACCACAGCAAATGCGCCTAAAAGCACTAACAAGAAGCAAAACGAGAAAGAAGCCCGAAAGGCAGCCCGCCTAGCTGAAGAAGCTGCTAAAGCGGCGGAGAAGGCGGCACTTCTGCTTAGGTTCGCTGACGTTTTTGGAGCCGCGCCACTGGTGCAATCCAAAACATATGGATCAAGGAAATTCACTGATATTGCCGTCTTGTCGAAGGATGATGCCGACCGTGTGGTCACTATTCGTGCCCGCGTTGACACAACacggaagaaggggaagctTGCATTCACTGTGCTGCGCGATGGAGTCCACTCCCTTCAGGCTATGGCTGCCGTGTCGGAGGAGGTACCGAAGGAGATGGTGGATTTTATCGGTCAACTGCCGTGCGAGTCTGTTGTCGATGTAGAAGGAACCGTATGTATTGCAGCTCAACCTATTACGTCCACCTCGCAACAGGACATCGAATTAAGGATTAATCGCATTCATGTAGTGAGTGAAGCGCTGCGCGTGCTCCCGTTTACACTCGCTGACGCTTCCCGCcgtgaggatgaggaaggcATTAAGATCAACTTCGATACGCGCCTTGCGTGCCGCTGGTTGGACCTCCGTTCCCCCGCATCCAATGCCATATTCAGAATCCAATCTCGGGTAGGGCAGTACTTCCGTCAGTTTCTCATTGACAGCGAATTTGTGGAGATTCATTCCCCAAAGATCATTGCGACAGCGAGCGAGGGTGGTGCCAACGTCTTCAAGCTGGGGTACTTCAACCGTGACGCATATTTGGCGCAGTCTCCGCAACTTTATAAACAGATTGCGCTTCAGGGTGATTTGAAGCGAGTTTTTGAGGTGGGGCCTGTGTTCCGTGCGGAGAACAGCAACACCCACCGCCACCTGACGGAGTTTGTGGGACTTGACGTGGAGATGCGGATCAATGAGCACTATTACGAAGTGCTTGACTTGGCTGAAGAGCTCTTCTGTCACATGTTTGAGCGCCTGTCAGGACACAACGCGGAGTTGGAGGCCATCAAGCGGCAGTACCCGTTCGAACCACTTGTGTGGCAGATGTCAGCAGAACGCATGAAAGAGTTAGGTGTCGGTGCCATTGAAGAGGACACGGAGCCAACCGACACGTACAAGGCGCGTGTTCGCAATAGCAACCTTCGCATGCTTCGCATTAATTATCCGGACTGTGTTGCGCTACTAAATACCGTACTGGAAACTAAGCTGGACCCAACTGATGACATAAACACCACCAACGAAAAACTCCTTGGCAAGTTGGTCAAGGAGCGCTACGGGGTGGACTTCTTCATTTCGGACCGGTTTCCATCGGCTGCGCGGCCCTTCTACACGATGCCGTGCCCCAATGATGAGCGTTTCACCAACTCGTTTGACATGTTTATCCGAGGCGAGGAGATATCAAGTGGTGCACAGCGTATTCACGATGCCTCCTTGCTGCTCCAACGCGCCCAGTCGCTGCAAGTGGATCTTGGACCTGTCAGC
- a CDS encoding bystin, putative — translation MPGREKKRRIGTRTNPLGEDLHADRFASAKRGAVESKASGASDDVDVDLEGGIVLPGRVASKILKTARQQIEAIAAEEQEDGGGLHGEESSDGDDCNNDPTIVNLQNEEDGEDAGARFYENEDEIEEPIVIEYDEAESVVSEIPSEIDMGVDMYDIDDEEARLLQKFQPQSHVQSRNLADMIMEKIKEREDARKVAASSPSGDGCEGMGETGESRVDPRVARVYTAIGTILKNYTSGKVPKAFKVLPNIKNWEQLLMLTKPHEWSPHATYQATRIFAANLNERMAQRFYAAVLLPVVHEHMSAEKKLHPALYMAIRKALFKPVAFYKGFILPLAADDECTLKEALVVASVLQRMHLPPVPTAVTIVKLAQQPFSGPRSVLLRVLIDKKMAMPYQAIDALVAYFHRFIQSHSKEEKLPVLWHQTLLSFSQRYKGDFTAEQVALLLQVCSKHFHYLITPEVRRELHASPVMAKGGNS, via the coding sequence ATGCCGGGACGCGAAAAGAAACGACGCATCGGCACCCGCACAAATCCCCTAGGGGAAGACCTGCACGCCGACCGGTTTGCCAGCGCCAAGCGAGGAGCGGTGGAAAGCAAAGCGTCGGGAGCTTCAGATGATGTAGATGTTGACTTGGAGGGTGGAATTGTTCTGCCAGGGCGAGTGGCCAGTAAAATTCTCAAAACCGCACGCCAGCAAATCGAGGCAATTGCTGCGGAGGAACAGGAAGACGGTGGTGGGCTTCACGGTGAAGAAAGTAGCGATGGAGACGACTGCAACAACGACCCTACCATAGTTAATCTACAAAACGAGGAAGATGGGGAGGACGCCGGCGCTAGGTTCTACGAAAACGAAGATGAGATTGAAGAACCAATTGTTATTGAATACGATGAGGCGGAGTCGGTTGTGTCAGAAATTCCGTCAGAGATTGACATGGGTGTTGACATGTACGACATTGACGATGAGGAAGCACGGTTGCTACAGAAGTTTCAACCTCAATCCCATGTGCAAAGCCGTAACCTTGCTGACATGATTATGGAGAAGATAAAGGAACGCGAAGACGCCCGAAAGGTAGCCGCCTCTTCCCCTTCAGGTGACGGGTGTGAGGGAATGGGTGAAACAGGAGAGAGTCGTGTCGACCCACGTGTTGCGCGTGTGTACACTGCTATTGGTACTATCCTGAAGAATTACACCTCGGGGAAGGTGCCGAAAGCGTTCAAGGTGTTGCCGAACATAAAAAATTGGGAGCAGTTGCTCATGTTAACGAAACCACACGAATGGTCACCTCACGCCACGTACCAGGCCACACGCATATTCGCTGCGAACCTTAACGAGCGCATGGCACAGCGGTTTTACGCAGCTGTGCTCCTACCCGTTGTGCACGAGCACATGTCTGCGGAGAAGAAGCTTCACCCTGCGCTGTACATGGCAATAAGGAAGGCGCTGTTTAAACCAGTGGCATTTTATAAGGGATTTATTCTCCCACTTGCAGCTGACGATGAGTGTACGCTGAAGGAGGCCCTGGTCGTTGCCAGTGTGCTGCAGCGTATGCATTTGCCGCCAGTTCCCACAGCCGTGACTATTGTCAAGTTGGCGCAACAGCCATTCTCGGGTCCTCGCTCGGTTCTGCTGCGTGTACTGATCGACAAGAAGATGGCGATGCCATACCAAGCTATTGACGCCCTTGTAGCATACTTCCACCGCTTCATACAATCCCACAGTAAGGAGGAGAAGTTGCCAGTACTTTGGCACCAAACTCTGCTCTCATTCTCACAACGATATAAGGGAGACTTTACCGCTGAGCAGGTCGCTCTGCTACTGCAGGTGTGCTCAAAGCATTTCCACTACCTCATAACACCTGAGGTTCGCCGAGAGCTGCATGCATCCCCAGTTATGGCGAAAGGAGGGAACAGTTGA
- a CDS encoding glycosyltransferase family 28 protein, putative → MHMPHPLSSLHQPFVLKQLCYICLSLSLLPFFVCRQEVVEPMALFLWLVLAFSLLVWRFASVLRSVPAPRRRCGDSPLRVCVVLGSGGHTSEMMRIVETLKTEIWGHHRPFYVVSSTDSHSASLAKQFEERNFGRCCRLHIIPRAREVGQSYFLSIFTTLRALWSCVFLALDEKPDVILVNGPGVCVPVVAGALLVAILIPSSCYCRPAIAFIETYSSVSHMSVSGKLLGPISDVCVVQWLKLYENYQHKWWWGCKNIFFVGTRNTAEENGLQQRLSPMLGKFDGSEEGGGAGSMALVTVGSTQFTPLIEAVDNEEVLRALAKRGITQLLVQKGTSPYVNRISFAHGVSVEVFPYRPKLHEIIQKAALVISHAGAGTILEVLESKKPMIAVPNRALMLDHQLEFAEALSNERYIYCVQVADLCKQLQRLDLGALRVYPGADTAELLRLLTPLFSL, encoded by the coding sequence ATGCACATGCCTCACCCTCTCTCCTCGCTGCATCAGCCCTTTGTGTTGAAGCAGTTGTGTTACATTTGCTTATCTCTCTctttacttcccttttttgtgtgtcgaCAAGAGGTAGTCGAGCCCATGGCTCTGTTCCTCTGGCTTGTGCTGGCATTTTCGTTGCTTGTCTGGCGATTTGCGTCAGTGCTACGCAGTGTGCCTGCACCCAGGCGGCGCTGTGGCGACTCTCCACTGCGCGTGTGCGTAGTGCTCGGATCAGGCGGTCACACCAGTGAAATGATGCGTATCGTCGAAACCCTCAAAACGGAAATATGGGGGCATCACCGACCATTTTATGTTGTTTCGTCTACCGACTCGCATTCAGCTAGTCTCGCTAAACAATTTGAGGAGCGAAACTTTGGGAGATGCTGCCGCCTACACATAATACCTCGGGCGCGTGAGGTTGGCCAGAGCTACTTTCTCTCCATTTTTACAACCCTTCGTGCCTTGTGGTCGTGTGTATTTCTCGCACTTGATGAGAAACCGGATGTTATTTTGGTGAACGGCCCAGGTGTCTGCGTGCCTGTAGTTGCCGGTGCATTGTTAGTGGCTATACTCATACCCTCGTCGTGCTACTGCCGTCCCGCTATCGCGTTCATTGAGACATACAGTTCCGTTTCTCATATGTCTGTTTCAGGGAAGCTTCTGGGGCCGATCAGTGACGTGTGCGTGGTGCAGTGGTTGAAGCTGTACGAAAATTATCAACATAAATGGTGGTGGGGCtgcaaaaatattttctttgtgggGACGAGGAATACTGCGGAAGAAAATGGTTTACAGCAGCGGCTTTCACCAATGTTGGGGAAGTTTGATGGCAGCGAAGAGGGTGGTGGAGCTGGCTCAATGGCCCTGGTTACTGTGGGGTCCACCCAGTTCACTCCACTCATTGAAGCTGTTGATAATGAGGAGGTGCTGAGGGCACTCGCCAAACGAGGTATTACGCAACTTTTAGTGCAGAAGGGAACATCGCCTTATGTCAATCGGATTTCCTTCGCTCACGGCGTTTCCGTTGAAGTTTTTCCTTACCGGCCAAAACTTCATGAAATCATTCAGAAAGCTGCATTGGTTATATCCCACGCCGGAGCGGGGACTATTTTGGAGGTGCTAGAGAGCAAAAAACCAATGATCGCTGTACCTAATCGAGCACTAATGCTGGACCACCAGTTGGAATTTGCAGAGGCACTTAGTAATGAGCGGTACATTTATTGTGTGCAGGTTGCGGACCTTTGTAAACAGCTGCAGCGACTTGATCTAGGGGCGCTTCGTGTGTACCCCGGGGCGGATACTGCAGAGTTGCTGAGGTTACTTACCCCACTCTTCAGTTTGTGA
- a CDS encoding nuclear cap binding protein, putative has translation MAEYLIDLTPRMAYVDRHELLRSLLTEKEFIERRQEQLNKSTTVYVGNLSFYTTEDQIWEHFSRCGHIRDLVMGLSEVTRTPCGFCFVVFESQDGAMSAVSDLHGTLLDDRVITVSWDVGCDHTRRWGRGAPGGQVVDGVRQNLDSARGGLGVLRREELGVGAAVAEDQLVHYTWIPPRRVEKRGRS, from the coding sequence ATGGCAGAATACCTCATTGATCTGACGCCGCGTATGGCATATGTTGACCGTCACGAACTTCTGCGTTCGCTTCTGACGGAAAAGGAATTCATCGAGCGGCGGCAGGAACAGCTGAATAAGAGCACGACAGTGTACGTTGGAAACTTGTCTTTCTACACGACGGAGGACCAAATCTGGGAGCATTTCTCCCGGTGTGGTCATATACGAGATCTTGTGATGGGACTGAGTGAAGTTACACGGACGCCCTGTGGGTTTTGTTTCGTGGTATTTGAGTCCCAGGATGGCGCCATGAGCGCTGTGAGTGATTTACACGGCACGCTGCTAGACGACCGCGTCATAACCGTTTCATGGGACGTTGGTTGTGACCACACACGACGCTGGGGTCGAGGTGCACCCGGCGGGCAGGTTGTTGATGGTGTGCGGCAGAACTTAGACAGTGCACGCGGCGGACTTGGTGTGTTGAGGCGGGAGGAGCTTGGCGTTGGTGCTGCAGTGGCGGAGGATCAATTAGTGCATTATACTTGGATACCACCGCGACGGGTGGAGAAGCGCGGCCGTTCGTAA
- a CDS encoding spliceosome-associated protein, putative — protein sequence MYIHLFSYFQPEIVEGTYSSSMKEAKKKKLLRRQRQEELRERTKFIRERLQNAEEVEVQYVLSSDSDGEKSPADDVTSRAVAETGNVDVEDEDRVQLPSITVNEAAGSKSKKNRQQRQKMSWEALKLAVAQRYGSDVSAMVSEHDGNAEDPLFTVFLKSVRRTVPVPQHWNRLRAFMANQADREKATDLVPPEIALLGVERIRATRDKKASIDQVAFVSCFITGTPLQRKRFNVSLSRFGDVFYEGKWLPKGCHTPGVLSQRLRTGLGMGPHSPPPWLYGMQAMRRLPPAYPGLKVPGLNAPIPPGAQWGNGEGQWGQPPRTESNTFLFPGVMDEVAVEEAPPVYWGTVPPLTSSSGSHQQQKSVVSHSVQAQPTPATVSTTKTPAPVTTPPPAINPVPFHPQAYTPATAVGYVPTTPQEYVRVQDSTVGATVALGSVLVPKAAVGAATMNQQQRQQQPQQQPPAKQVVPPRAPTKF from the coding sequence atgtatatacatctTTTCTCCTATTTTCAACCAGAAATAGTGGAGGGAACCTATAGTTCAAGTatgaaggaagcaaaaaagaaaaagttactGCGACGGCAGCGGCAGGAAGAGTTAAGGGAAAGGACCAAGTTCATAAGAGAGCGTCTGCAAAACGCTGAAGAGGTTGAAGTGCAATACGTTCTCTCCTCCGATAGCGATGGTGAAAAATCACCCGCTGATGACGTTACTTCTCGCGCTGTGGCCGAAACCGGTAATGTGGATGTGGAAGATGAGGACCGCGTGCAGCTTCCGTCCATCACGGTGAATGAGGCCGCGGGTTCGAAATCGAAGAAGAACAGACAACAGCGGCAGAAAATGTCGTGGGAGGCTCTAAAGCTAGCCGTCGCGCAGCGCTACGGTTCTGATGTCAGTGCCATGGTCTCTGAACACGACGGCAATGCCGAAGATCCTCTGTTTACTGTATTCTTAAAGTCTGTACGGCGAACAGTGCCTGTACCGCAGCACTGGAACAGGTTGCGTGCTTTCATGGCCAATCAGGCGGACCGCGAGAAGGCTACAGACCTTGTTCCACCGGAGATCGCTTTGCTAGGTGTCGAGCGGATTCGTGCGACACGAGACAAGAAGGCAAGTATTGACCAAGTTGCTTTTGTGTCGTGCTTCATTACTGGCACTCCGCTGCAGCGAAAACGATTTAACGTCTCTCTAAGCCGGTTTGGCGATGTGTTTTATGAGGGTAAATGGCTACCAAAGGGATGTCATACACCAGGCGTTCTTTCGCAGCGGCTTCGGACGGGGCTTGGGATGGGACCGCACTCGCCACCACCATGGCTTTACGGCATGCAGGCGATGCGACGACTTCCCCCAGCATACCCCGGTTTGAAAGTTCCTGGCCTCAACGCTCCCATTCCCCCAGGTGCGCAATGGGGTAATGGTGAGGGACAGTGGGGACAGCCGCCACGTACGGAGAGCAACACATTTCTATTTCCTGGTGTTATGGACGAGGTTGCTGTGGAAGAGGCTCCACCAGTGTATTGGGGAACTGTACCACCTCTTACTTCCAGCTCAGGTAGTCATCAGCAACAAAAATCAGTAGTGTCACATTCTGTGCAAGCTCAACCAACCCCAGCGACTGTTTCGACAACCAAAACGCCCGCACCGGTGACGACACCGCCACCAGCGATTAACCCCGTGCCGTTTCATCCGCAAGCATACACACCTGCAACGGCTGTGGGATACGTTCCCACAACTCCTCAAGAGTATGTTCGTGTTCAGGATAGCACTGTGGGGGCGACCGTAGCTTTGGGATCGGTGCTGGTGCCCAAAGCGGCAGTTGGGGCGGCAACCATGAAtcaacagcaacggcagcagcaaccgcaacaacaaccaccAGCGAAGCAAGTTGTCCCCCCACGTGCACCAACAAAATTTTGA
- a CDS encoding protein kinase, putative, with translation MSLLENCHPCAPPEDGHRPLAAEALRRRDLISVNARLAGTGVYTSRLHTGAVTPRPIVRTVKALQRPNQLVQLDRTPSNTLSAVTSVTAFSEEVDDVASEMASGVLEASQEALDSWLGELTKDVPTQILENTPEGDKASCSRSNSTSGDPSCSASLLSSTLEFTKVLEMESVATCSTTCIGDGRASVASTNQLNGVTGTSAVDVTGNSINLLDRSASPALRTPGVSTTTETALRRKIVNVRIEERIGRGMFGDVFRATDLDTGAELAVKQIIVSSDIDRDTEKQLCALEREIRVMRKLNHKHIVKYFSSRRDEGCCALLIYMEYISGGTIASKLKTEGALSEEETRNYTRQLLEGLAYLHKRRIVHRDLKGDNLFITGNGVLKVGDFGTSKDLQSTIVTNSVAGTPNFMAPEVINCSGHSYTADIWSVGCCVLEMLTGHPPFWQLDNCMAVMFAILRGELERHIPEHLPEGAKEFIRQCTRTNPKERLTARQLLRHPWIKGKGKADSVRSCSLMDCSLASACSQIDVASVTNKVAAATTSPINGAERSRVSLLSTHIPSGHAVIGMRGCGSLLGIESGRRPRMNSFRQSNVRRRLSISCSSSTAPLDSRTSDPRKGRRKGVGIAGDACARTTKLPIVSR, from the coding sequence ATGTCCCTCTTGGAAAATTGCCACCCGTGTGCTCCACCGGAGGACGGCCATCGGCCACTAGCCGCGGAGGCCCTGCGGCGTCGTGATTTGATATCGGTGAACGCTCGTCTAGCGGGTACTGGTGTTTATACAAGTCGTTTGCATACCGGTGCGGTTACCCCCCGCCCCATCGTACGGACTGTAAAGGCACTTCAGAGACCAAACCAACTCGTACAACTGGACCGAACACCGAGTAACACACTATCTGCAGTCACTAGTGTAACGGCATTCAGTGAGGAAGTAGATGATGTGGCGAGCGAAATGGCGAGTGGAGTGCTAGAAGCCAGTCAAGAAGCACTTGATTCGTGGTTAGGCGAATTGACAAAGGACGTCCCAACGCAAATATTGGAAAACACGCCGGAGGGTGACAAAGCAAGCTGTAGCAGGTCGAATTCGACAAGCGGTGACCCGTCGTGCAGTGCATCGTTACTATCCTCCACGCTTGAGTTTACAAAAGTACTTGAGATGGAAAGTGTGGCCACGTGTAGCACAACGTGCATTGGAGATGGGAGGGCCAGTGTGGCGAGCACGAATCAACTCAATGGTGTCACTGGCACTTCCGCTGTAGACGTCACCGGAAACTCGATCAATCTGTTAGACCGAAGTGCCTCTCCGGCTCTCCGAACTCCGGGTGTCTCCACCACCACAGAAACTGCCCTACGTAGAAAGATCGTCAATGTGCGGATAGAGGAACGTATCGGTCGTGGGATGTTCGGCGATGTATTTCGTGCAACTGACCTGGACACAGGGGCAGAGCTTGCGGTGAAGCAGATTATTGTATCTTCAGATATTGACAGGGACACAGAGAAGCAACTATGCGCGCTGGAACGGGAAATTCGTGTGATGCGCAAGTTGAATCACAAGCATATTGTGAAGTACTTTTCTTCACGACGCGACGAGGGGTGCTGCGCGCTGTTGATATACATGGAGTACATTAGTGGTGGCACCATCGCTAGCAAGCTTAAAACCGAAGGGGCTCTGAGCGAGGAGGAGACTCGTAACTATACTCGACAGTTGCTAGAGGGTTTAGCATACCTTCACAAGCGGCGCATCGTGCACCGCGATCTGAAGGGGGACAATTTGTTTATAACAGGGAATGGCGTCTTGAAAGTTGGTGATTTCGGTACTAGCAAAGATTTGCAGTCAACTATAGTAACGAATAGTGTCGCTGGAACGCCGAATTTTATGGCGCCTGAAGTGATTAACTGCAGTGGGCACAGCTACACGGCTGATATCTGGTCCGTGGGCTGTTGCGTACTTGAGATGCTAACCGGTCATCCCCCTTTCTGGCAGCTAGACAACTGTATGGCAGTTATGTTTGCTATTCTACGAGGTGAACTCGAGAGGCACATCCCAGAGCACCTTCCCGAGGGTGCCAAAGAGTTCATTCGTCAATGTACCCGTACCAACCCGAAGGAGCGTCTAACGGCGCGACAGTTGCTGCGACACCCATGGATAAAGGGCAAGGGAAAGGCGGACTCTGTACGAAGTTGTAGCCTGATGGATTGCTCACTTGCAAGCGCGTGTTCGCAAATCGATGTGGCAAGTGTTACGAACAAGGTTGCAGCTGCGACGACAAGCCCCATTAATGGGGCTGAACGGAGCCGCGTTTCACTGCTTAGCACTCACATTCCTTCAGGACATGCCGTGATTGGCATGAGGGGATGTGGGAGTCTTCTTGGCATCGAATCTGGCCGGCGTCCCCGCATGAACAGCTTCCGCCAGAGCAACGTTCGGCGACGTCTGTCCATCtcatgcagcagcagcacggCACCTCTCGATAGTCGTACTAGTGACCCGCGCAAGGGTCGAAGGAAGGGAGTGGGAATAGCCGGTGATGCTTGCGCGAGGACGACGAAGTTGCCCATTGTCAGCCGCTGA